The genomic stretch GAAGTGGATGTATCTAAAACTATTTCTTTTTTCCTGTTTCTCTATTGAAATTTATATAGGGGACATTACCTACCAATCCAAAACATCCTACACGGACTAGTATGCGGAGAGGAGTTATATCATCGTACTCTTTTATCGCAGTGTGTATATTTCCCCTGGCAATTGGAGGATATTGGTCTTATGGAAATCTGGTAATTTTTCTATATATTATGCTTTATACTCCGTAGCATTCTTTAAATCCTCACAAATGACTTACTTATGCAATATATTTCAATGACTAACTATTCCCATAAGCTAAATTAGGGGTGGATCCAGAATTTATGTTCTATGAGTTCAATTATTAAGATTTTTTGTATTGAACATAATACATTTTTAAATCTCTAAGTTTATACCTCCTATATATCCGCtacaattttaataaaattttacacataaatttcaCGTCGAAAGTATCGGATCTAGttgcaattttaataaatttttatacaTAAATTTGTATTTCATATCAAAGTATCGGGTTCAGATAAACACGCTACTGATACACTGCATCCGCCTTTGAGCTAAGTTGAGGGACATAATCAAAGGTGAATATTCATATAATTAACTTCTAACTTACTTGAAATTAAGGCGTATTTTTAATTGGTTTGCAGATGCCTGCAAGTGGAACTATGGCTGCAATTGCAAAGTACCACCAAGAGAGCACACCAAAGTGGTTAACAAGCACAATACACATAATGGTGATAATCCAATGCTTATGCGCATTTCAAATATACGCAATGCCCGTATTTGACAACTTTGAAAGAATATATGTAAACAAACAACACAAGGCGTGCCCAAGATGGGTAAAATCAAGCATCAAACTCTTTTTTGGCGGATTGACATATTTCATATCAGTGGCATTCCcatttttgggaagtttggctGCTTTTGTGGGCGGAATTGCGCTGCCTTTGTCACTGGTTTACCCTTGCTTCATGTGGATTTCAATCAAGAAACCTAGCAGAAACAGCTTAATGTATTGCCTCAACATGATTCTTGGATATTTGGGTATATTGATTAGTGTTTTACAAGTTGCTGGTGCGTTATGGAATCTCGTGGTTCAAAAATTCGACGCCAATTTTTTTAGTCCTtagtacaacaacaataacataccaCTTGTGAATTCCTGCAACTGGGGTCCGAAGAGAATAAGATGTATGTAGTTTTACCCCTATCTTAGGCAGAGAGGCTATTTTCGAGAGGCCTAAGAAAGTTTTTTAGTCCTtagtgaaagaaaaagaaaaagatttaaCTTACACTGACAGTATAATAAAATTTTTGCACTATTAGTGCAATTTAGTGAAATGTAACTTATGACGGGAGTTAATTGCCTTTAATTTTTTGATTGTATGCTAGTTCTACTTATTATGAACACttaaatataattataattaaattaCCTTGTATCGAAATACACTTAAGTCAAAAGAAGTTTGCAAACTTCTTATAAAAGAACTTTACACATGCATTGTGCTGTTGATGGGAAAAACAACGAAATAAGTGGAACACATCATACATTCCACTATGTTTATGTGTAACTGAGCCCTTAACTTTTAATATGAAGCACAAGTGTATGTGTAAAAATCTACGGAAATTGCAATGGATGGTAAaatatgaactcataactttaaaaatataaaaatataatgggttcaataatAAGAACCTTCAAGAttcctagatccgcctctgatTAATACATATATGACTTAGTATAGGAAATGATATAACATAATAAAGGAAAGAAGGGTATTTTAGTCATTTCACTCACCTAGTAGTTAGAAGTCAGAATTACGGTTAGAAGGTTAGTTAAAGTCTAAGAGTTAGTTAAGTTGTTAATTAAGCTAAACtaacaactatatatatatatatcaacattGTATTATTCTATATTGATTTTAAATAATGAAAAATCACTAACTTCTCTACCTTTGTTTCTTCTGTTCCTTCTCTCTCTCGACTGATTAGTCATTTTCTTGATTTCTTATTTCTTCAATTGTCTCAATAatttcatggtatcagagcattgaGCAAAGATTAATAGCTCAGTGTTCGATTCTTGTTTTTCTACAAAATTTCAGTCTTCTATCTACAGATTCTTGAATCTTGTCATCTATGGCGATTGAAGATATTTTGACTCCAGATGGGACTCAATCTCCACATGCAACAGCTGTTCCACAAGGAATTAGTGGAAATCAAGTCCCAGGGAATGATTACAATCACCCATTGTTTTTGTCGCCGGCAGATGTAAGTAGAATTCAGATTATATCCTTTCAATTGACTGGGATTGAAAATTATTCTATATGGTATCGATCAATGAGAGTAGCGCTGCTGGGTAGAAACATATTGGGACTAGTCGATGGGTCTTGTTCGAAGGAAAATTTTCCAAAATGCACTTGGAATCACTAGGAAAGAGTTAATGCTATAGTGTTGTCTTGGATGATGAATTCTGTTCCACGTGAATTACTTGGGGGTATAATGTATGCCTCTAGTGTACAAGCTGTGTGGAGTGACTTGCATGAGAAATTTAACAAGATAGATGGATCAAGATCATTCAATTTGCATAAAGAAATTGCTATATTG from Nicotiana sylvestris chromosome 12, ASM39365v2, whole genome shotgun sequence encodes the following:
- the LOC104247765 gene encoding lysine histidine transporter-like 8; this encodes MEFLTIIFSKGRPNGVSYNPSDNVTTTMARFRAILTGVAIISIAFRGHNVVLEIQGTLPTNPKHPTRTSMRRGVISSYSFIAVCIFPLAIGGYWSYGNLMPASGTMAAIAKYHQESTPKWLTSTIHIMVIIQCLCAFQIYAMPVFDNFERIYVNKQHKACPRWVKSSIKLFFGGLTYFISVAFPFLGSLAAFVGGIALPLSLVYPCFMWISIKKPSRNSLMYCLNMILGYLGILISVLQVAGALWNLVVQKFDANFFSP